CTTCCGGGCTTTCTGCTCGACGTAACCGAGCGCGGTCACCGCGATTATCGTCCAACCCTACATGCCAACTTTGTAAGGCGTGTTGTTCCGCTGTATTTAAAAAATAGTAGTCTTCGCTCATCAGGCTGCCTCCTCTGGTTTAGCTTTTGCTTTAAGTGCTTTAATAATTTTGTTGCTATAAAATTTAATGCGTAAGGCTTTTTGCGCAGTCACAATCCGCTTTAAATTCAGGTCTTCCGGTGTTGATGCCAAGGTTGCCGTTTCAAAAACATGATTCATCTGTTTTCTAAGGGTTTCATGCCAGCTTGCGTAAATTTCACTCGGTGCCATTCGCGTATCCTCCGGCAGCATCGCCAGTTGCTCCAGTAAACGGTAAAAATCCATTTCTGTGGCTTGCCAAAATTGCGCGTCAATTTGGCTCATATCACCCTTAGCATCTTTCGGATGACTAAACCAGGCTGATTTCACTTCTTCACGTAGCATTTTGACTGTTTCTTTGGCCGCATTAACAAACTCAGTCGCCCAATCAGTCAGATTGTTACGTTGCATTTCGCTAAGGTAATAGATGGGGAATCTTGATTCATACCAACACCTTGCTTTCATGTTGTCCATATCGTAACCAAAGCACCAAAGTGAAACTGCGCCACTGTCACTTATAATTCTGCCACGTTCTTGGTTATATAACTGTACGGTTTTTGACGCTTTATCGCCGTTATCATTATCTTGCAAAGTGATACCTAGCCAATGCCGATAACCTAAGCCACCTTGTTGTCCTTTCAAAGATAACGGGAGATTAACTTTTTTCGAGTCGAAACGATAAGGCGTTAAAGGATGTATCCAGGCACCATCATAGTTAGTGCCATAATTTTTTGTTCGATAGGCCTGATATAAAAGCTCCGCATGATTGCCACACAAATCGCAGTCAGTATTGGCTATTTTTGTCGTCAAGCGGATACGACGCGGCATTCCCCAGTACGCATGCAATGGATGAACCTCGGCTGGCGAGGTGATTTTACCCTTTTCGGAAACACGGGTTTTACCCAGCCAAGGCAAGATGCTTGAATCGATTTTTTCAGCAGGTTCCAGTTCCTCTTGGTTCAACACATTCAACCAAAGTTTTTGCCATAAAGTGGCCGATGGGTCTTTTGGAAAAATTAAGCTTGTTAGCGGCCCACCGCCGCGAAGTCCTACACGATGTCCAACGCCACCGGAAGGAGCGTTGGTTTGTAGCGTAAATAAAGCTGTTGCAGTACAACTTGGACAAAGCTGATTGGCGCGATCGCGCTTAACGAAGTGGTCAAGATTATCTTTAAGTGTTTTTCCACCCGGTGATTCGATCAATAATGCCGAAATACCTTTAGTTTCTCCATCGGGCAAATCAAAATCCTGCAAAAATGCAGGGCCATCGACAGCATCCAACTCGAACGCAAACGCAACCTTTTCTAAACAGGCCTGCAATTCATCCGGTTCAGGCGATTGCTGCCAATAATCAAGCCATTGATCTTCATCTTCTGGCGCAAAACAGGTTTGCAGCGTACCGATTAACAACTGGTACAAAGCGCCCTGAAAATCTGGCCTTGATGCAGTAATTTCAACAACTGGATTATCTACTTCAGTAATTTGCCACAGGGCGATAATGTCCGGTTGTCCATTTTGACGAATAACGGGTATCCAGTGGTCGGTCATTAAATTCATGTGTTCTCCTTGGCTTTCAAAAGCCGTTTATACACTGTGTATAATTGCCAAAAAATCACTTGCTATCCTACAAATCCAAGCGAAGAGGAATAAATAACTTGTCCTTCCTCAAATGGCAGTATTTCAACCCAGCACAACGCTTTTTGCTCAGCTTTCAAGGTTACGATCATGGCTTTTAGATTATCCGGTATCTGTTGCTGTGCTTTTCCCCATTCATGGCTCGGTAATTTAACGGTACTCAATGCCCAGGCATAAGTTTCTGCTTGGGCGTAGGGTTTTAGTTGGCCATTTTCAACAATGGCCAACGCTACCGAGATGGTTTCTTCTTCTGTTAAACGCGTCGGCATTCTGGTTTCTTCATCCCAATCGCCGCTGGAACGGGTATAGCCCTTGTTGAGTTTTAGCACGTTCAGATCGGCCATGCTTTTTTGTACCATGGCTTTACTTGTCGCCTGTATAGAACCGTCTAACAGTGCATCTGGTATTTTCTCTTCGGCATCAAATGAATACACGCCTTCAATTAAATCCCTCGCATCATCAGGCATAGTAAATTGGCCTCGCCTAACCAAAAGTTTCGCCGTCAACCAAAGCTGACCGATATGCTGATAAACGGCCTGTGTTCCGGCGTAATCTGGTTTTAGCCAATTTATATCGGCGCCTTCTATCGGATCTGGTGAAAGCAGGTAAAGTATCGGCCTGCCTCGTAAATCTTTTGCGCCTTCCTGCCTAATCCGGTTACCTTGCATATCCCGGATATGTCGCATTAATCTTCCTGCCCGCTGTATGATCAAGTCAATAGGTGCCAAATCACTGATCATCACATCAAAATCCAAATCCAAGGATTGCTCAACTACTTGCGTAGCTATCAACACCTGACCTTTTCTATGTTCAGGGGTAGAGTTATCGCCAAAGTATTCCAGCGTTCTATTTTCAATGACTTGACGATCAATCATCGCAAAGCGGCTGTGAAAAAGACTTAGTTGATTCGAAGCAATACCAGCATCTAATAAATCTTGATATGACTGTCTGGCAGATTTTACCGTATTGCGTATCCAGCAGACGCAGCGGCCAGCGGCAACAGCTAACTTAATTTGTGCAATAACTTCTTCTTCGTTATTCAAGCGTTGAATGTTGACGGTACGTTTAACTGCTTCGCGGGTATCTATCGACTGTTCAATGGCTGTAGCCGGTGTATGTGTTGCTAAAGGATAAGGAGCAGGATAACTCAACGCTGGAGCATTTTGCCCCAGACCTTTATAAAAAGCGTTAACAAGCCCTTCACGCATGGTTTGCGGCAAGGTTGCCGATAATAAAATCACACTACCGCCTTGCCTGGCGTGAGCTTCAAGTAACGCATTCAGCAACTTTTGCATGTAACTGTCATAAGCATGGACTTCGTCGACCAGTAACACTTTACGACCCAGACCCAGCAAGCGTAGAGATTGATGGCGTGCGGGTAAAACGGCTAACAACGCCTGATCCAATGTACCAACACCCACATCGGCTAATAATGCTTTTTTTCGGCTGTCAGCCAGCCAAGCGTTGCAATAGGCGGTCGCACTTAATTCCTGATCCTCCTCGTTTTGTCCACTCAGATAATCGCCATCTGTTATCGATTGCTTGGCTAAAACAACAGAATCCTGAAAAACTTGAGACAACTCACGCGCACCATGCGCCAAAATTAAGGACGGTTTACTGCCGGATTGATAAAATTGGTGATAAACATTGCTCAATCTTTTATACATGGCATTGGCAGTTGCCATGGTTGGTAAGGCAATATATAAACCATCCGCCAAGCCATGTGCCATCAAACGCTGAGTTAAAATCAAGGCAGCTTCGGTTTTTCCGGCTCCAGTGACATCCTCCAAAATAAACAATTGCGGTTGCTCGGTGAGCGGTTCTTTAATGGCATATTCTTGCAACGGCGTCGGTTGCTGGATAAAAGGGAACAGTTTTTCAATAGTTTGAAATGCATTAACATCCGGGATTTTAGGTAATGCACCGATAGCCTCTTTTGCTTTTTCTAAAGCAATCTCATGCCAATACGTTTTTAATTCTTTAGGCTTATCGTAATAAATAAAATATTCCTGATTAGAACCCAACCAATCAGCTAACACAGCAACACCGGCCAATTGCCAGGATACCGGTTTCAGCCGTTTTTTAAGTGCCTTGTCCAACAGTGGTTGGAAGTCGAAATCTGCAAGAAAGAACTCAACTGAATCCTGAACAAATGCCATTGCGGCTTGTTCATCTACAACTTCAAAAAAATTCCGCGTTCGTAAATTCGTTTTGGGCGGCACACCATGATGACCTGTTACTATTTCCAGCCAAGATTTGAGCTGGATCGGCCAGGCGTTAACAGCAGAATCAGTCGAATCACTGGCTAGTAATTGCTCATCAAGCTTGGTTTGCAGTATTTCTTGCCATAGACAAAAACCCAAACTATCGTGTCGTTCAGAATAAGACATTCTTGGATTGGCTTTTACTAAATCAACTGACAAATCCTGCCGTAGGCTTTGAAAAGCTTGAGAAAATTTACCTAAATCATGCAAAGCCAAACAAAAAACAAAAAACTGTCTTAACCATTCGGGCTCTACTTTTAATTGCTTTGCTAATTGTTTGCAAAGTGGTTTGTCAGGCGCTAATAATTGCCACCCAACCGCCGCCACATCCAAACAATGATAAGGCAGCAAATGGTAACTTGCGCCGCTGTCATTATCTGACTTGGCCTTGCCCCAATACTTGTAATACATTTTTTCTGTCATGTTTCTGCCCTAAAGTTTGGTTTGATTAACGCTATCAACTGGCTATTTTCATAAGGTTATCGCTTGTTTTTATCATTTTTTGTATAGCGCTATTTTTACTGGCGGTAGCAAGTAAAACCGGGGCATTTAATTTCTACTGCCGTAGCTTGTTTGAGTAACCAACTAATCTTATTGGGTTGTTATTAAAAAATACGGCTATCAATTTAAGGCCAAGAAGGGCTGATCAAGGCATTAATGGTAAGCATTTCCACAAACTGAAGACGAACGAGGCTTCTGTTTAAAGCTGTTCCAGTTATACGTTTTTTATGCTTTAGATTTACTTAAACCATATCACAGACAAAGAGTAATATATATATTATTTATATGTAATTTGTTTTTTAAATTTAATTTATTAAAATTGCCGTATTCCCCTTTATATATGGGTGGCCAAGTTAAAAGGGGCAAAAAGCATAACTTAACCTTTCGCCCTGGGTTAATAGAAGAATGAACGGAAATCAAGATAACCTTTACCGCTTTGCTTTTTTTCGTGCTTTTCGTGCTTTTCGTGGATAAAAATCCGTAGATCAGGATTATTATTTGTATAATCCTGTAATTACAAGCCAATCTCATCATTGGTAGCTGATGATGGCCAATGATGCGCCACCATGTAAAGTTGCCTGCTTATCTTTTATAAAACAGACTAACAGTTATTCTCCGTTGTATTGCCGGCTAAAATATAATAGAATTTTTCAACATTACACATAGGATTTTGTGCCTTGTTTTTATACCACCAACCCGTTAATCAATATATGCCCACTGCACCCACAGATTTTCAGCTTAGTGGTTTTATAAAGTTCTTAATTCTGGAAGGTTTGCTTACGGAAAGTGAAGCCAAAATTCATAACCAGGAAGCACAAAAAAACAATCTCCCCTTATTAAGCTATCTTGCTGCAAGTCATCTTGTTGACAGTAAAGTGGTCGCAACAAAAGCCTCAAATGAATACGGTGTATCCTTTCTTGATCTCGATGCTCTTGATCTCCATAGTTTGCCAATTAGTCTAATCAACGAAAAACTGATCCGTAAACATCGCATTTTGCCAGTGTTTATGCGGGGAAAAATACTATTTATAGCCCAATCTGATCCAACCAACCTTTTGGCGTTGGATGAAATAAAATTTCAAAGTCGGCTACATCCAGAAACCATTCTGGTCGAAGAAAACAAGCTGGCCAAGGCTATTGAAATTGCCCTGGAAGTCGTTGATACCTCAATGACTGATCTTCTTGACGAAGACCTTGATAATCTTGATATTAGCGGCGGCGACCAAGAATCCACCAAAACCGATATCGACACCGATATTGATGACGCGCCGATTGTTAGATTTGTGAACAAAATCCTGTTGGATGCCATAAAAAAAGGCGCCTCTGATATACACATGGAACCTTATGAAAAAAACTTTCGTATTCGTTTCAGAGCGGATGGCATACTGTATCAGGTTGCCAGTCCGCCAACCAATATCGCCAGTCGAATAATATCCCGGGTTAAAGTGATGGCTAAAATGGATATTGCCGAACGTCGAGTACCGCAGGATGGGCGTATAAAAATGAACTTGTCCAAGCACCTTGCGATTGATTTTCGTGTTAATAGCTGCCCCACATTATTCGGTGAAAAAGTGGTTTTGCGTATCTTGGACCCTACCAGTGCGCAGATTGGTATCGAAAAACTGGGCTTTGAGCCTGAACAAGAAAAGCTTTTTCTCCATGCCATTAACAAACCTTACGGTATGGTTCTGGTTACAGGACCTACGGGTAGCGGTAAAACGGTGACGCTGTACACCGGTTTAAACCTACTCAACAGTATCGAACGCAATATTTGTACTGCTGAAGACCCCGTTGAAATTACTGTAGAAGGTATCAATCAGGTAAATATGAACGTTAAAGCCGGCTTGACGTTTGCTAGCGCCTTACGGGCTTTCTTGCGTCAAGATCCCGATGTTATTATGGTCGGTGAAATCAGGGATTTGGAAACCGCTGATATTGCCGTAAAAGCCGCGCAAACCGGTCACTTGGTATTATCAACTTTACATACCAATGATGCCCCGCAAACATTAAACCGTTTGATGCAAATGGGCATCGAGCCTTTCAACATAGTCTCTGCTGTTATTTTGATTATGGCTCAGCGTCTGGCGCGACGTCTTTGTGAGTACTGTAAAATCCCGGCTGATTTTCCCGAGCATATTCTTGTCTCTGCAGGTTTTACAGAAGACGAGTTAAAGACACTTAAAATATATAGTTCTGTAGGTTGTGAGCACTGTACCAATGGTTATAAAGGCCGGGTCGGTATTTATCAGGTAATGACCTTGAGTGAAAACATGCGCGCGCTGATATTGGAAGGCGGCAATGCCATGCAATTGGCAGAGCAGGCAAAAGCTGAAGGCATCAATGACCTTCGTGCCTCAGGCTTAAATAAAGTACGCATGGGTATCACCAGTCTTGAAGAAATTGATCGGGTAACCAAGGAGTAATTATGGCAGATCCTGTTGAGCAACTTGATTTTATCTGGCAAGGCGTCGATAAAAACAGAAAAAAAACCAATGGAATTATCGCCGCTAAAAATGAGCTGATAGCAAAAACCGAATTACGACGACAAGGCTATCGCGTCACTAAAATAAAGAAAAAATCCAAGCCGTTTTTTAGCCCACGGTTAAAAAAAATTACCCCTGCGGATATCGCCATTTTCGCGAGGCAGTTAGCGACTATGCTGGGTGCAGGTATACCGCTGGTTCAATCCTTTGATATTGTCGGCAAAGGCCATGAAAACCCCAGCATGCAAAATATGCTGTTAAGCGTAAAAGCGGATATTGAAGCCGGTGATACCCTGGCGGAAGCGCTAAAGAAAAAACCTCTGTATTTTGATGAATTATTTTGTAATCTGGTCGATGCCGGCGAGCAAGCCGGGGTACTGGAAACACTGCTGGATAAAATTGCGACTTACAAAGAAAAAACCGAGTCCATGAAGAAAAAAATCAAAAAAGCACTGGGCTACCCTATTGCCGTAATCGTGGTCGCTTTTATTGTTACCGCTATTCTTCTGTTGTTTGTCGTACCGGTATTTGAAGACATGTTTAAGAGTTTTGGTGCCGATTTACCGGCGTTTACCCGCATGGTTGTCAATATGTCCCAATGGATGAAAGAATGGTGGTGGATTTTACTTGGCATTATTATTATTGTTATTTATGTGTTTGGTTATTTTAAAAAACGCTCACGGCCCTTTAATCACTTTTTGGATAAAACCTTACTAAAAGTGCCTGTAGTCGGTATGATTATCAACAAGTCCGCGATTGCCCGCTTTGCCAGAACCTTATCAACCATGTCTGCGGCAGGCGTGCCTTTGGTAGATGCGTTACAATCAGTCTCTGGCGCTTGTGGTAATATTATTTACGCCGAAGCGGTATTAAAAATGCGCGAAGAAGTCGCAACCGGCCAACGACTGCAGGTTGCCATGCTGCAAACCAAACTTTTTCCACATATGGTGCAGCAGATGGTTGCTATCGGTGAAGAGTCCGGCTCAATGGACGCAATGCTGGCTAAAGTCGCCGATTTTTTCGAAGAAGAAGTGGATAATCTCGTCGACAACTTAAGCAGCTTAATGGAACCGATTATTATGGTTATTTTAGGCACTCTGATTGGTGGTTTGGTTGTTGCCATGTATTTACCCATTTTCAAAATGGGTGCGGCTGTCAGCTAAACCTGACAAAAAAACCGTTATGCGAGCTTTTATAGCAAATGCTTTTACACCCACTTTTTTATATAGGTCATGATACAGCAGCTACATATCTTATTAACAACCCCTTATTTACTGGTAACCTTGGCGAGTCTTATTGGATTAATAGTCGGTAGTTTTCTCAATGTAGTTATTTATCGATTACCGGTAATGATGCAACAAAACTGGCGTAAGGAGTGCACTGAATATTTGCAAATAGACACTATTGAAACAAATACACGGCAAGAACCCTTTAATCTGTCTTTGCCCTTATCACGCTGCCCTCATTGCAAAACACCGATCAAGCCTTACCAAAACATCCCCGTCATCAGTTACCTTTTTTTAAAGGGTCGCTGTGCAACTTGTAGCCAGCCAATTTCTTTACGCTATCCGCTTATAGAAGCGCTCACTGCCCTAACATCGGCCATAGTGGCCTGGCATTTTGGCTATTCTCCGCAAACTGTTTTTGCCTTGGTACTAACCTGGTCGCTGGTTGCCCTGAGCTTTATTGATATAGACCACCAGTTATTACCCGATAACATAACACTGCCCTTACTTTGGCTGGGCTTGTTGTTGAGCCTGTTTGGTTTTTTTACTGACACGCATGCCAGTATTATAGGTACCATAGTCGGCTATACAAGTCTTTGGGTCGTCTTTCATGTATTTAAACTGGCAACCGGCAAGGAGGGCATGGGCTTTGGTGATTTTAAATTACTGGCTTTATTTGGTGCGTGGCTGGGTTGGCAATGTTTACCCCTTATTATTTTATTATCGTCACTGGTAGGCGCAATTATTGGCGTATCCCTGATTATTTTTGCCAAACGCGATCATACTATCCCTATTCCATTTGGTCCCTATTTGGCACTCGCCGGATGGTTGGCACTATTGTGGGGTGACGATATCAATCAGTTTTATTTAACGACAGCAGGTTTGTAATCTCATGCTCAAAATCGGCCTAACCGGCGGCATAGGTTGTGGTAAAAGTACCGTTACCAAAATTTTCGAGCAATTAAAAATACCGGTTATTGATGCTGATGAAATAGCGCATCAACTGGTTGCTACCGGGCAACCGGCATTAGCACAGATACAGAGAGAATATGGCGCAGACGTACTCAATGTAGACGGTTCGCTAAACAGAAAACAGCTTAAAGAACTCATATTTTCGGATTGCCAAAAAAAGCAAAAACTGGAAGCTATTCTGCATCCATTGGTCTATCAAGCCATACAAGCAGAACTTAATCTATTAAAGGTGCCATACTGCATAATTTGTATCCCGTTATTATTTGAAACCAATATGGCTCATCTGGTCGACAGGGTACTGGTTGTCGACTGTCCGGTTAAAATCCAAATCGAACGTTTACAAAAACGCGATAATATGACGATAGCAAGAATACAGTCCATTATTGATAGTCAAGTATCACGCGATGTCAGAAAATCGCTAGCCAATGATCTGCTCGATAACTCGAAAACCGATGATAGACTTGCAGAAGCCGTTAAAAAACTGCACAATTTCTATCTTTCATTAAGCAATTTCCAGGATAAACTTGTCTGTGAATAATACTATTACTTATGAATTTCCACTCAATGAACGAATCCGTGTTTTCATAAGACTTGAGCAACTATTTCAACAATTCATGCACTTTTCAGTAGGGGAATCTATTGCCGATAAACGTGCAGCCATCACCGTGCTACTTGATATCATGTCGATTTTCCGGCGTAACGATCTAAAATCAGAAATCATTAAAGAACTTGATCGTCAAGCAACGGTGCTTAATAAAATTGCCGACAGCGAAGGGGTTGATAAGGAAAAATTGCAAGATATTCTTGACCAGCTTGCCGGCATCAGTAAAAAACTTTATGCGATTACCGGAAAAATCGGTATCAATATCATGGAAAGTGATTTATTTCAAAGTATTAGCCAGCGCAGCTCTATTCCTGGCGGCACTTGCTCTTTTGATTTACCCGAGTACCATTACTGGCTTGAACAGGATGAAGCTATTCGCGTAAAAAACCTGCAACACTGGAGCAGTCCGTTTATTGATATTCACACCGCGATTGATTTTATTCTTAATTTTATACGTAACAGTCGATCAGCCAAACAGGAAGTCGCTGTTGCGGGTTTTTTCCAGGTTTCTCTGGATAAAAACCAACCTTTCCAACTTATCAAGATAAGTCTGGATAAGTCACTATCCTGTTTTGCTGAAATAAGTGGCGGCAAACATCGGTGTACCATCCGTTTTATGGAAGCATCTACTGATGATAACCGTCCAAAACAAAGTACCAATGATATTCCCTTTAAGCTAACCTGCTGTTTATTCTAATGTCATCAACCGGTAAACCAATCACTGTAAAATGCCCCAATTGCCAGCGTCCCGTTGAGTGGACGCCTGAACAGGAATTTAAACCTTTTTGCTGTGAACGTTGCAAATTAATCGACTTGGGTGAGTGGGCCATGGAAGAAAAAATAATCCCTGGCAAATCGCTGGAGTTGGAAAACGATGAAGGAGAGGATTCGTTTTTCCAATAAAGCTGAACCACGTTATCAATACCGGCAGGGAGATTACAAAATCAAAAGCTTCCTTCGTAACTGCCTTTGCAAAACTACTGTCAGCGAGGTTGCCGGGTTAACCCACTACCTTTCTGTTGAATCAAGTTTAGCGTTCTTTCCGGCAGCTTTTCGGTAGTTGTGCCCTCCAGGTGCAGACGCGCATCTTCATGTACCGTGGTCATAAAATTAATCAACTGTATCTCGTGCTGCATTTTTTGTTCAAAATCTTCCGCTTCCCACATTTGGTTCAATAGTTGTTTGGCATGATGATGAATGGTGAAAGCAACTGCTTCAGGCAGATGAGTATAACTTGTCTTTATTGATTGTTTGAGCCGGTCCAATGATATCAGGTACTGCTTATAGTCCTTAATATCCTGCTTACACTTGGTTTTAAGCATGGATAATTCAGTAGCATTTTTGGTTTGCAGCAAGGTAATTTCATGCGCCAACTGAACACTTTTATTTTTTAATTCCGCTTCCAGAGCTTTCTCGGCGATTACCCTGGTGTGTTTAAGTTTAATCTGTTGATCCAGGTTGCTTGCTTGCCATTGCAGATTTTCATCTTTAACTGAATGAAAAAGCTTGATCAAGGTGAAAACCCGATTTTTTAAAGTCGTCATTACCTAAATAAAAGTGGCTATTTTTTGCTGTAATTTTAATAGAGCCTCAATATCTTGTTGATCGCGATACCGGGAATTTTCTTGTTGTAATTGCAGATAAGTTGTTTTTGATAGCTGATGTTTAATCAACTGCAAGTCTTTAGTGATGGCTTTGGATAAAGAGTCAATGTGTTGGCGATTATTAACCGTTAACAATTGCTTTCTTTTTGTTTCATTAAAATAATTAATTTGTGTTGCTCTAAAAAAAAACAACTTTTTTAAACGATCCTGTTGAGATTGAATAAATAATAACTGCCGCTGCAAGCGCTGTTTCGCGGAAAAATATTCCAAACAGGCGGCAATAATCAGCTTAATTATAACCAATAATCCCGTTATTATTAATAAAGCAATCGCAGTTAACAGGAAGGCCAAACCCAATTGAGTGATAAGCTCAGGTAGCATCGGCATATCCAGTGCCAGCAACAGGTCTGCCGATATCAATACGGCAAAAGCAAAGAACAGTAATAATAGGGTAATTCTAATAATCAAAATGACAACTGACGTTTTTAATATTACAGGACGGTTGTATCCAACTTCTTATCAAAAGCCTTAACACCTGATGCTTATGGCAGTAAAAAATTGCCCTTCCGGCATAAAATCAACCAAGTAATATTGACTTTTATAATACGTTAAGAGGCCATCAGGCCCTCACCGCCTATGATCATGCT
Above is a window of Methylobacter sp. S3L5C DNA encoding:
- the casA gene encoding type I-E CRISPR-associated protein Cse1/CasA, producing MNLMTDHWIPVIRQNGQPDIIALWQITEVDNPVVEITASRPDFQGALYQLLIGTLQTCFAPEDEDQWLDYWQQSPEPDELQACLEKVAFAFELDAVDGPAFLQDFDLPDGETKGISALLIESPGGKTLKDNLDHFVKRDRANQLCPSCTATALFTLQTNAPSGGVGHRVGLRGGGPLTSLIFPKDPSATLWQKLWLNVLNQEELEPAEKIDSSILPWLGKTRVSEKGKITSPAEVHPLHAYWGMPRRIRLTTKIANTDCDLCGNHAELLYQAYRTKNYGTNYDGAWIHPLTPYRFDSKKVNLPLSLKGQQGGLGYRHWLGITLQDNDNGDKASKTVQLYNQERGRIISDSGAVSLWCFGYDMDNMKARCWYESRFPIYYLSEMQRNNLTDWATEFVNAAKETVKMLREEVKSAWFSHPKDAKGDMSQIDAQFWQATEMDFYRLLEQLAMLPEDTRMAPSEIYASWHETLRKQMNHVFETATLASTPEDLNLKRIVTAQKALRIKFYSNKIIKALKAKAKPEEAA
- the cas3 gene encoding CRISPR-associated helicase Cas3' — translated: MTEKMYYKYWGKAKSDNDSGASYHLLPYHCLDVAAVGWQLLAPDKPLCKQLAKQLKVEPEWLRQFFVFCLALHDLGKFSQAFQSLRQDLSVDLVKANPRMSYSERHDSLGFCLWQEILQTKLDEQLLASDSTDSAVNAWPIQLKSWLEIVTGHHGVPPKTNLRTRNFFEVVDEQAAMAFVQDSVEFFLADFDFQPLLDKALKKRLKPVSWQLAGVAVLADWLGSNQEYFIYYDKPKELKTYWHEIALEKAKEAIGALPKIPDVNAFQTIEKLFPFIQQPTPLQEYAIKEPLTEQPQLFILEDVTGAGKTEAALILTQRLMAHGLADGLYIALPTMATANAMYKRLSNVYHQFYQSGSKPSLILAHGARELSQVFQDSVVLAKQSITDGDYLSGQNEEDQELSATAYCNAWLADSRKKALLADVGVGTLDQALLAVLPARHQSLRLLGLGRKVLLVDEVHAYDSYMQKLLNALLEAHARQGGSVILLSATLPQTMREGLVNAFYKGLGQNAPALSYPAPYPLATHTPATAIEQSIDTREAVKRTVNIQRLNNEEEVIAQIKLAVAAGRCVCWIRNTVKSARQSYQDLLDAGIASNQLSLFHSRFAMIDRQVIENRTLEYFGDNSTPEHRKGQVLIATQVVEQSLDLDFDVMISDLAPIDLIIQRAGRLMRHIRDMQGNRIRQEGAKDLRGRPILYLLSPDPIEGADINWLKPDYAGTQAVYQHIGQLWLTAKLLVRRGQFTMPDDARDLIEGVYSFDAEEKIPDALLDGSIQATSKAMVQKSMADLNVLKLNKGYTRSSGDWDEETRMPTRLTEEETISVALAIVENGQLKPYAQAETYAWALSTVKLPSHEWGKAQQQIPDNLKAMIVTLKAEQKALCWVEILPFEEGQVIYSSSLGFVG
- the pilB gene encoding type IV-A pilus assembly ATPase PilB, with the translated sequence MPTAPTDFQLSGFIKFLILEGLLTESEAKIHNQEAQKNNLPLLSYLAASHLVDSKVVATKASNEYGVSFLDLDALDLHSLPISLINEKLIRKHRILPVFMRGKILFIAQSDPTNLLALDEIKFQSRLHPETILVEENKLAKAIEIALEVVDTSMTDLLDEDLDNLDISGGDQESTKTDIDTDIDDAPIVRFVNKILLDAIKKGASDIHMEPYEKNFRIRFRADGILYQVASPPTNIASRIISRVKVMAKMDIAERRVPQDGRIKMNLSKHLAIDFRVNSCPTLFGEKVVLRILDPTSAQIGIEKLGFEPEQEKLFLHAINKPYGMVLVTGPTGSGKTVTLYTGLNLLNSIERNICTAEDPVEITVEGINQVNMNVKAGLTFASALRAFLRQDPDVIMVGEIRDLETADIAVKAAQTGHLVLSTLHTNDAPQTLNRLMQMGIEPFNIVSAVILIMAQRLARRLCEYCKIPADFPEHILVSAGFTEDELKTLKIYSSVGCEHCTNGYKGRVGIYQVMTLSENMRALILEGGNAMQLAEQAKAEGINDLRASGLNKVRMGITSLEEIDRVTKE
- a CDS encoding type II secretion system F family protein: MADPVEQLDFIWQGVDKNRKKTNGIIAAKNELIAKTELRRQGYRVTKIKKKSKPFFSPRLKKITPADIAIFARQLATMLGAGIPLVQSFDIVGKGHENPSMQNMLLSVKADIEAGDTLAEALKKKPLYFDELFCNLVDAGEQAGVLETLLDKIATYKEKTESMKKKIKKALGYPIAVIVVAFIVTAILLLFVVPVFEDMFKSFGADLPAFTRMVVNMSQWMKEWWWILLGIIIIVIYVFGYFKKRSRPFNHFLDKTLLKVPVVGMIINKSAIARFARTLSTMSAAGVPLVDALQSVSGACGNIIYAEAVLKMREEVATGQRLQVAMLQTKLFPHMVQQMVAIGEESGSMDAMLAKVADFFEEEVDNLVDNLSSLMEPIIMVILGTLIGGLVVAMYLPIFKMGAAVS
- a CDS encoding A24 family peptidase; the encoded protein is MIQQLHILLTTPYLLVTLASLIGLIVGSFLNVVIYRLPVMMQQNWRKECTEYLQIDTIETNTRQEPFNLSLPLSRCPHCKTPIKPYQNIPVISYLFLKGRCATCSQPISLRYPLIEALTALTSAIVAWHFGYSPQTVFALVLTWSLVALSFIDIDHQLLPDNITLPLLWLGLLLSLFGFFTDTHASIIGTIVGYTSLWVVFHVFKLATGKEGMGFGDFKLLALFGAWLGWQCLPLIILLSSLVGAIIGVSLIIFAKRDHTIPIPFGPYLALAGWLALLWGDDINQFYLTTAGL
- the coaE gene encoding dephospho-CoA kinase (Dephospho-CoA kinase (CoaE) performs the final step in coenzyme A biosynthesis.) encodes the protein MLKIGLTGGIGCGKSTVTKIFEQLKIPVIDADEIAHQLVATGQPALAQIQREYGADVLNVDGSLNRKQLKELIFSDCQKKQKLEAILHPLVYQAIQAELNLLKVPYCIICIPLLFETNMAHLVDRVLVVDCPVKIQIERLQKRDNMTIARIQSIIDSQVSRDVRKSLANDLLDNSKTDDRLAEAVKKLHNFYLSLSNFQDKLVCE
- the zapD gene encoding cell division protein ZapD, which gives rise to MNNTITYEFPLNERIRVFIRLEQLFQQFMHFSVGESIADKRAAITVLLDIMSIFRRNDLKSEIIKELDRQATVLNKIADSEGVDKEKLQDILDQLAGISKKLYAITGKIGINIMESDLFQSISQRSSIPGGTCSFDLPEYHYWLEQDEAIRVKNLQHWSSPFIDIHTAIDFILNFIRNSRSAKQEVAVAGFFQVSLDKNQPFQLIKISLDKSLSCFAEISGGKHRCTIRFMEASTDDNRPKQSTNDIPFKLTCCLF
- the yacG gene encoding DNA gyrase inhibitor YacG produces the protein MSSTGKPITVKCPNCQRPVEWTPEQEFKPFCCERCKLIDLGEWAMEEKIIPGKSLELENDEGEDSFFQ